One genomic window of Roseobacter ponti includes the following:
- a CDS encoding Crp/Fnr family transcriptional regulator — translation MNYVQSIMPPEYLVFLAGAFYVAGLAITNQIVLRLFVLVGTGIYILYYAIIADRPLWEAILVSLLIVAANLWGLTSLLARSSRFAIPRAHRDIYVAFPRLPPGDFRALMNLATRYTVAEDKQITEEGAPGTRLYYVISGSTLVRKSDQAFVLPANLFLGEIAFLTGVPSSASTWLEEGAEVLEWEFGDLRRKCARSARFRLALEAAISLDLADKVARSMGRDAVRVDEIPEPIVDALQRVHPN, via the coding sequence GTGAACTACGTGCAAAGCATTATGCCGCCGGAGTACCTGGTGTTTCTGGCCGGTGCTTTTTACGTTGCCGGCCTCGCAATCACGAACCAGATCGTGCTGCGGCTTTTCGTGCTCGTCGGCACAGGAATATATATTCTCTACTATGCGATCATCGCCGACCGGCCGCTCTGGGAAGCGATCCTGGTGAGTCTTCTGATCGTTGCGGCCAACCTCTGGGGTCTTACCAGTCTGCTTGCGCGTAGTTCACGTTTTGCCATTCCGCGGGCCCACCGGGATATCTATGTCGCCTTCCCGCGCCTGCCGCCCGGTGATTTCCGCGCGCTGATGAACCTCGCGACGCGCTACACCGTTGCGGAAGACAAGCAGATCACTGAGGAAGGCGCTCCCGGCACCCGGCTTTACTATGTCATCAGCGGCTCGACCCTCGTGCGAAAATCGGATCAGGCCTTTGTCCTGCCGGCGAACCTCTTTCTGGGCGAGATCGCCTTTCTGACCGGTGTGCCCAGTTCTGCCTCAACCTGGCTCGAAGAAGGTGCGGAGGTTCTGGAGTGGGAGTTCGGTGATCTGCGTCGCAAATGTGCCCGCAGCGCGCGATTCCGGCTCGCGCTTGAGGCTGCGATTTCGCTCGATCTCGCGGATAAAGTCGCCCGCTCCATGGGGCGGGATGCCGTGCGGGTCGATGAAATCCCTGAGCCGATCGTCGACGCCCTGCAGCGCGTGCATCCAAACTAG
- a CDS encoding inner membrane-spanning protein YciB — translation MAKPINPIVKQVLELGPTIAFFLIYLRIRDDVFTFGGTEYTGFIVAAIVFVPILLVAMAILWKLTGELSRMQVFTAVMVIFFGGLTAWFNDERFFKMKTTIVYGLFAVLLGIGLMRGQSWLAYVMNDMMPMREEGWMILTRRLCAAFAVMAVANEIIWRTMSTDAWVKIETFAFPVALMAFLMWQFMALQPYLISDETTDDS, via the coding sequence GTGGCCAAACCGATAAACCCGATCGTAAAACAGGTGCTCGAACTGGGCCCGACCATTGCGTTTTTCCTGATTTACCTGCGGATCCGCGATGACGTCTTTACCTTTGGCGGCACTGAATACACCGGGTTTATCGTGGCCGCGATTGTCTTCGTGCCCATCCTGCTGGTGGCCATGGCGATCCTGTGGAAACTCACCGGAGAACTCAGCCGGATGCAGGTCTTCACAGCCGTTATGGTGATTTTCTTCGGCGGGCTTACGGCCTGGTTCAACGATGAGCGGTTCTTCAAAATGAAGACCACCATCGTCTACGGGCTCTTTGCGGTGCTGCTGGGGATCGGGCTGATGCGGGGTCAGTCGTGGCTGGCCTATGTCATGAACGACATGATGCCGATGCGCGAGGAGGGCTGGATGATCCTGACGCGCCGGCTTTGTGCTGCTTTTGCGGTGATGGCCGTGGCCAACGAGATCATCTGGCGCACCATGTCCACGGATGCCTGGGTCAAAATCGAGACCTTTGCCTTTCCGGTGGCTCTGATGGCGTTTCTGATGTGGCAGTTTATGGCGCTGCAGCCCTATCTGATCAGCGACGAGACGACCGACGACAGCTAG
- a CDS encoding EamA family transporter, with product MTEWLISIEGTETGHQVALVLALMAAFLHAVFGALQKGRHDPWLTRGAIDFSYMVMAAPFALFVVPWPEPHMWPIFAGVWVIHVIYKLLQAWAYTKGAYTVVYPVVRGTGPLFTVIGAYLIFEETFTGTQWLGVAVLLAGIFGLAVYNMIFLVSERDTLNAALGLAVMTGLFVALYTTWDAYGIRATANPFTFLAWFFMIDGFLMPVIAARRWQRMANRPELPPLMIKGVFGGLVAFCSFGAVMMATRLDKVGEAAVLRETSTVFAAIIGWLFLRETVGPRRIALMALIALGAVIVEMGG from the coding sequence ATGACCGAATGGCTGATCTCCATCGAGGGCACGGAAACCGGGCACCAGGTGGCGCTGGTGCTGGCGCTGATGGCTGCCTTTCTGCATGCGGTTTTCGGCGCGCTGCAAAAGGGGCGTCATGACCCCTGGCTGACCCGTGGCGCAATCGATTTCTCGTATATGGTGATGGCCGCACCCTTTGCGCTTTTTGTGGTGCCATGGCCCGAGCCGCATATGTGGCCCATTTTCGCGGGCGTCTGGGTCATCCACGTTATCTATAAACTGCTGCAGGCCTGGGCCTATACCAAAGGGGCCTATACCGTCGTTTATCCGGTAGTGCGCGGCACAGGGCCGCTTTTTACCGTGATCGGGGCCTATCTGATCTTTGAAGAGACCTTTACCGGCACACAGTGGCTGGGGGTCGCGGTGCTTCTCGCGGGTATCTTCGGGCTGGCGGTTTATAACATGATCTTTCTGGTCTCAGAACGCGATACGCTGAACGCAGCCCTGGGGCTCGCGGTGATGACCGGGCTTTTCGTGGCCCTCTATACCACGTGGGATGCCTACGGGATCCGGGCCACGGCCAATCCCTTCACGTTCCTTGCGTGGTTTTTCATGATCGACGGCTTTCTGATGCCGGTCATTGCAGCGCGCCGCTGGCAGCGGATGGCAAACCGGCCGGAGCTGCCGCCGCTGATGATCAAGGGCGTTTTTGGCGGGCTGGTGGCCTTTTGCAGCTTTGGCGCTGTGATGATGGCGACCCGGCTTGACAAGGTGGGCGAAGCGGCCGTGCTGCGTGAAACCTCGACCGTCTTTGCCGCGATCATCGGCTGGCTGTTTTTACGCGAAACAGTGGGCCCGCGACGGATTGCCCTTATGGCATTGATTGCTCTGGGCGCTGTGATAGTTGAGATGGGCGGATAA
- the ftsY gene encoding signal recognition particle-docking protein FtsY: MAFFKKLKDRLFKSSSKIDEGLEAIVTDGGVEETVAPVPEVQDPSVDGVPEAAPEAESAATDAQRMDPVPEAAPLPTDEAPAPSLPQDDREADGDEEEVVPSADDMMEAPAAAVEAVPEAVDPEPAPLPADEAPLAEETLDPMPVPETIQPEPEPEPEPEPEPEPEEETRAPLVMPRTEVASSPVLREDRPAEPAAKPGMLGRLFGRAAPQTVVRRTLDDEMLEQLEELLISADMGVDTALRVVANMAEGHIGRKLSVAEIKELMSAEIARIMEPVARPLPLYPKTPQVVLVVGVNGSGKTTTIGKLASQFRAAGKKVVIAAGDTFRAAAVEQLQVWGDRAGVPVLTAPEGSDPASLAFDAMGRAQADGADLLLIDTAGRLQNRSDLMEELAKIVRVIRKKDESAPHNTLLVLDATTGQNALNQVKVFSDISDVSGLVMTKLDGTAKGGVLVALADKFGLPIHAIGIGEQIDDLDAFDPEEFADALMGVERT, from the coding sequence ATGGCGTTTTTCAAAAAACTCAAAGATCGTCTCTTCAAATCATCCTCAAAGATCGATGAGGGTCTGGAAGCGATTGTAACTGATGGCGGCGTGGAAGAAACTGTCGCCCCGGTCCCGGAAGTGCAGGATCCATCCGTTGATGGCGTGCCGGAAGCAGCGCCTGAGGCCGAATCTGCCGCGACTGATGCACAGCGCATGGACCCCGTCCCCGAAGCGGCACCTCTTCCGACAGACGAAGCGCCCGCACCATCGCTGCCACAGGACGATCGGGAGGCCGACGGGGATGAAGAAGAGGTGGTGCCGTCCGCAGATGATATGATGGAGGCGCCTGCGGCCGCTGTGGAGGCGGTTCCCGAGGCCGTTGACCCGGAGCCTGCACCTTTGCCGGCAGATGAGGCCCCGCTGGCTGAGGAAACGCTTGACCCGATGCCCGTCCCGGAAACCATTCAACCCGAACCCGAACCCGAACCCGAACCCGAACCCGAACCCGAACCCGAAGAAGAAACCCGCGCGCCGCTCGTGATGCCGCGTACTGAGGTGGCTTCTTCTCCGGTCCTGCGCGAAGACAGACCGGCTGAACCGGCGGCGAAACCGGGCATGCTGGGGCGGCTCTTTGGCCGGGCGGCACCGCAGACCGTGGTGCGCCGCACGCTCGATGACGAGATGCTAGAACAGCTCGAAGAGCTGCTGATCAGCGCGGATATGGGCGTTGATACCGCCCTGCGTGTGGTGGCGAACATGGCTGAAGGGCATATAGGGCGGAAACTCTCCGTCGCCGAGATTAAAGAACTGATGTCAGCCGAAATTGCCCGGATCATGGAGCCCGTGGCCCGCCCGCTGCCGCTTTATCCGAAAACACCGCAGGTAGTTCTGGTGGTGGGCGTGAACGGCTCGGGCAAGACCACGACCATCGGCAAACTCGCCAGCCAGTTCCGCGCGGCCGGCAAAAAGGTGGTGATCGCCGCCGGTGATACCTTCCGCGCCGCCGCCGTCGAACAGCTGCAGGTCTGGGGCGACCGCGCCGGTGTGCCCGTGCTGACGGCGCCCGAGGGCTCGGACCCCGCAAGCCTTGCCTTTGACGCCATGGGCCGCGCGCAGGCCGACGGCGCCGATCTGCTGCTCATCGACACTGCAGGACGGCTGCAGAACCGCAGTGATCTCATGGAAGAGCTTGCTAAAATCGTCCGCGTGATCCGCAAGAAAGACGAAAGCGCGCCGCATAACACACTGCTGGTGCTGGATGCGACGACAGGCCAGAACGCGCTCAACCAGGTGAAAGTTTTCAGCGATATCTCGGATGTCTCCGGGCTGGTGATGACCAAGCTCGATGGTACCGCAAAGGGGGGTGTGCTTGTGGCGCTGGCCGATAAATTCGGCCTGCCCATTCATGCCATAGGCATTGGCGAGCAGATCGACGACCTCGACGCCTTTGATCCCGAAGAGTTTGCCGACGCGCTGATGGGGGTGGAGCGGACGTAA
- a CDS encoding NAD(P)H-dependent oxidoreductase subunit E, whose amino-acid sequence MALDNSDKSDRRGVWKSGAGKGRRHTKGRQLQDDAWNEVRALLGDRPRRRDLLIEFLHLIQDAHGHLSAAHLRALAEEMRLSMAEVYEVATFYAHFDVVKEGETPPPALTIRVCDSLSCELAGAQTLKAALEEGLDPAEVRVLRAPCMGRCDTAPVLELGHAHIDHATPEKVRAAIRADATHATIPAYETFTDYTAAGGYETLKSLRAGGDWEAVQDKVLASGLRGLGGAGFPSGKKWGFVRAASGPRYLAVNGDEGEPGTFKDRYYLERVPHLFLEGMLIAAWAVEAETAFIYMRDEYPAVLEILAREIRALEEAGIVKPGFIDLRRGAGAYICGEESAMIESIEGKRGMPRHRPPYVAQVGVFGRPTLVHNVETLHWVARVCREGPEILSSVEKNGRKGMRSYSVSGRVAAPGVYQLPAGSTITDIIDAAGGMRDGHTFRAYQPGGPSSGILPASMADVPLDFDTLQPLGSFIGSAAVVILSDKDRARDAALNMLRFFEDESCGQCTPCRVGCEKAVKLMQAEHWDQGLLEELSTAMVDASICGLGQAAPNPIRHVMKHFPDEI is encoded by the coding sequence ATGGCACTGGATAATTCTGATAAATCCGACCGCAGGGGCGTGTGGAAATCGGGGGCTGGCAAAGGCCGCCGCCACACCAAAGGCCGGCAGTTGCAGGACGACGCCTGGAATGAGGTCCGCGCTCTGCTGGGTGACCGGCCGCGCCGGCGCGATCTGCTGATTGAATTTCTGCACCTGATCCAGGATGCACACGGCCATCTGTCCGCTGCGCATCTGCGCGCACTGGCAGAAGAGATGCGCCTGTCGATGGCCGAAGTCTATGAGGTTGCTACGTTTTACGCCCATTTCGACGTGGTTAAAGAGGGCGAGACCCCGCCGCCCGCGCTGACCATCCGGGTCTGCGATTCGCTTTCCTGCGAACTGGCGGGGGCGCAGACGCTCAAAGCAGCGCTTGAGGAGGGGCTGGACCCGGCAGAGGTCCGTGTGCTGCGCGCGCCCTGCATGGGCCGCTGCGATACCGCACCCGTGCTGGAACTGGGCCACGCCCACATCGATCACGCCACGCCTGAAAAGGTCCGCGCTGCCATCAGGGCGGATGCGACACATGCAACTATCCCGGCGTATGAGACTTTCACGGATTACACGGCCGCGGGTGGTTATGAGACGTTGAAATCCCTGCGGGCAGGCGGCGACTGGGAAGCCGTACAGGACAAGGTGCTGGCGTCCGGCCTGCGCGGCCTGGGCGGTGCGGGTTTCCCGTCGGGGAAAAAATGGGGCTTTGTGCGCGCCGCTTCCGGCCCGCGGTATCTGGCCGTGAACGGGGACGAGGGCGAGCCCGGCACGTTCAAAGACCGTTACTATCTTGAGCGGGTGCCACATCTCTTTCTCGAAGGCATGCTGATTGCTGCCTGGGCGGTCGAGGCGGAAACGGCCTTCATCTATATGCGCGACGAATACCCTGCCGTGCTTGAGATCCTCGCCCGCGAGATCCGTGCGCTGGAAGAGGCCGGCATCGTGAAGCCCGGTTTCATCGATCTGCGCCGCGGTGCCGGCGCGTATATCTGTGGCGAAGAGTCCGCGATGATTGAGAGCATCGAGGGCAAACGCGGGATGCCGCGTCACCGCCCTCCTTACGTGGCACAGGTCGGCGTTTTCGGGCGCCCGACGCTGGTGCACAACGTTGAAACTCTGCACTGGGTGGCGCGGGTCTGTCGTGAGGGTCCTGAGATTCTCTCTTCAGTGGAAAAAAACGGCCGCAAAGGAATGCGCAGTTACTCGGTTTCGGGCCGCGTGGCCGCACCTGGTGTTTACCAGCTGCCCGCCGGATCGACGATCACGGACATCATTGATGCCGCAGGTGGCATGCGCGATGGCCATACATTCCGTGCCTATCAGCCGGGCGGGCCATCCTCCGGCATCCTGCCGGCCAGCATGGCCGACGTGCCGCTGGATTTCGATACGCTGCAGCCGCTGGGATCATTCATCGGCTCGGCTGCCGTAGTAATTTTGTCGGACAAAGACAGGGCGCGCGATGCCGCGCTGAATATGCTGCGGTTCTTTGAGGACGAGAGCTGTGGCCAGTGCACGCCCTGTCGGGTGGGTTGCGAAAAAGCGGTCAAGCTGATGCAGGCGGAACACTGGGATCAGGGGCTGCTCGAAGAGCTCAGCACCGCGATGGTCGATGCTTCGATCTGCGGTCTGGGGCAGGCCGCGCCAAACCCGATCCGGCATGTGATGAAACACTTCCCCGACGAGATCTGA
- a CDS encoding alkane 1-monooxygenase: MTRFAPSAVFMLASLLPGACLLAGAFLGGVWSAAGLITMTLVVFLCDRASFAARAGPGLAKVQPLLIAGLHFTILPAVLLAIGMPGHLSGAETVLLLLGAGLFFGQVSNACAHELIHRQSRAARRLGAAIYVSLLNGQHVSAHLLVHHVHAGTDKDPNSAPLGQSFWQFAARASVTEFAAGWRAETARQRPGQLHPYAIWLGGAAFTLVTAGLLAGVAGIAALIAMSVYAQLQLLLSDYLQHYGLRRRRVAGGRTEPMGPQHSWNAPQPWSAALMLNAPLHSDHHMHPGRSFDQLYLDPDRAPVLPRSVPVMGALAFVPPLWRRVMDPRVRRLTGEMPRSSEPDTRPSASTETLSI; the protein is encoded by the coding sequence ATGACACGCTTTGCGCCCTCCGCTGTCTTCATGCTGGCCAGCCTCCTGCCCGGGGCCTGCCTGCTGGCGGGCGCCTTTCTGGGCGGCGTGTGGAGTGCGGCGGGACTTATCACGATGACACTTGTGGTCTTTTTATGCGACCGCGCGAGCTTTGCCGCGCGCGCGGGCCCCGGACTGGCCAAAGTGCAGCCCCTGCTGATCGCGGGCCTGCATTTCACGATACTTCCTGCCGTTCTGCTGGCCATCGGCATGCCGGGGCATCTGAGCGGTGCTGAAACAGTTTTACTGCTGCTGGGTGCGGGGCTTTTTTTCGGGCAGGTGTCAAATGCCTGTGCGCATGAACTCATCCACAGGCAGAGCCGCGCGGCGCGCCGCCTCGGTGCTGCAATCTATGTGTCTCTGCTCAACGGACAGCATGTTTCGGCGCATCTGCTGGTGCATCATGTACATGCCGGGACGGACAAAGACCCTAACTCAGCGCCGCTCGGCCAGAGCTTCTGGCAGTTCGCCGCCCGCGCATCGGTGACGGAATTTGCCGCCGGCTGGCGCGCCGAAACCGCGAGGCAGCGCCCCGGACAGCTGCACCCCTATGCGATCTGGCTGGGCGGTGCTGCCTTTACACTTGTCACGGCCGGGCTGCTGGCCGGAGTTGCCGGCATTGCCGCACTGATCGCGATGAGCGTTTACGCGCAACTGCAGCTCCTGCTGTCCGATTATCTGCAGCACTATGGCCTGCGCCGTCGCAGGGTGGCAGGCGGCCGCACCGAACCAATGGGACCACAGCACAGCTGGAACGCGCCGCAGCCCTGGTCTGCCGCCCTGATGCTGAACGCGCCGCTGCATTCGGATCACCACATGCACCCGGGCCGATCGTTCGATCAGCTGTACCTTGATCCGGATCGCGCGCCGGTCCTGCCACGGTCCGTGCCCGTCATGGGCGCGCTGGCCTTTGTGCCGCCGCTCTGGCGGCGCGTGATGGACCCCAGAGTACGCCGGCTGACCGGTGAAATGCCACGCAGTTCGGAACCCGACACCCGCCCTTCCGCTTCGACTGAAACATTAAGTATATGA
- the xseA gene encoding exodeoxyribonuclease VII large subunit produces the protein MDLIDSPDEGLNSPEFTVTELSGAIKRVIEGEFGHVRIKGEVGRVSRPRSGHIYLDLKDDRAVISGVIWKGVAARLQTAPEEGMEVIATGRVTTFGGQSKYQIIIEDIKPAGMGALMALLEKRRKALEAEGLFDAARKKPLPYLPEVIGVVTSPSGAVIRDILHRLRDRFPRKVLIWPVAVQGEKCAPEVAAAIEGFNAMSPGGALPRPDLLIVARGGGSVEDLWGFNEEIVARAAAASEIPLISAVGHETDTTLIDFVSDHRAPTPTAAAELAVPVRHELIAWLDGQDARMRQALSNGLTRRGQRLRDLARALPRPDSLLETPRQRLDIRAARLGPALMAGVQRRKVRLADVSGSLRPATLRRAVAVDRKRLADHAVRLEPALMRTVSVKKDRLATQLRRFRPDAFARENSRKERQLRDVAARLSDAGQRQIAAWKRKIDGAERLRRTLGYEATLERGFAVVRSEGSVVTRSNVAEKAQRLEIQFADGRVILERGTSGGAAPRKAPRKPKAPGQGSLF, from the coding sequence ATGGACCTGATCGACAGCCCCGACGAAGGCCTCAACAGCCCCGAATTCACCGTGACCGAGCTTTCTGGTGCGATCAAGCGGGTGATCGAGGGCGAGTTTGGGCATGTGCGGATCAAAGGCGAGGTGGGGCGCGTGTCGCGGCCCCGCTCAGGCCACATCTATCTCGACCTCAAGGACGACCGCGCGGTGATCTCCGGCGTGATCTGGAAAGGGGTGGCGGCCCGTCTGCAGACCGCGCCCGAAGAGGGGATGGAAGTCATCGCCACGGGCCGTGTGACGACATTCGGCGGTCAGTCGAAGTACCAGATCATCATCGAAGACATCAAACCCGCGGGCATGGGCGCGCTGATGGCGCTGTTGGAAAAACGCCGCAAAGCGCTGGAGGCAGAAGGTCTTTTTGATGCCGCGCGCAAAAAGCCGCTGCCCTATCTGCCCGAAGTGATCGGTGTGGTGACCTCGCCGTCGGGTGCTGTGATCCGCGATATTCTGCACCGGCTGCGCGACCGTTTTCCGCGCAAAGTGCTGATCTGGCCGGTGGCCGTTCAGGGTGAGAAATGCGCCCCTGAAGTTGCCGCGGCCATCGAAGGTTTCAACGCCATGAGCCCGGGTGGCGCGCTGCCACGGCCCGATCTGCTGATCGTGGCACGGGGCGGCGGCTCGGTTGAGGACCTGTGGGGCTTTAATGAAGAAATCGTCGCACGGGCGGCTGCGGCTTCCGAAATCCCGCTGATTTCCGCGGTGGGCCATGAAACGGATACCACGCTGATCGACTTCGTCTCAGACCATCGCGCGCCCACGCCGACGGCTGCAGCGGAACTGGCTGTTCCGGTCCGTCATGAGCTGATTGCCTGGCTCGACGGGCAGGACGCGCGCATGCGCCAGGCGCTGAGCAATGGTCTGACGCGACGCGGGCAGCGTCTGCGTGATCTGGCCCGTGCGCTGCCGCGCCCTGACAGCCTGCTGGAAACACCGCGCCAGCGGCTCGATATCCGTGCTGCGCGCCTCGGCCCTGCGCTGATGGCGGGTGTGCAGCGGCGCAAAGTACGCCTGGCGGATGTCAGCGGCTCGCTGAGACCGGCAACGCTGCGCCGTGCCGTCGCGGTTGACCGCAAACGCCTTGCAGACCATGCCGTCCGGCTGGAGCCGGCTCTGATGCGCACCGTTTCCGTGAAAAAAGACCGGCTCGCAACACAACTCCGGCGTTTTCGGCCTGACGCTTTTGCCCGCGAGAACAGCCGTAAAGAACGCCAGCTCAGGGATGTGGCGGCACGGCTCTCTGACGCCGGGCAGCGGCAGATCGCAGCCTGGAAGCGCAAAATCGATGGCGCGGAGCGTTTACGCCGCACGCTGGGATATGAGGCCACACTGGAGCGCGGCTTTGCCGTTGTCCGCAGTGAAGGATCCGTGGTGACACGGAGTAATGTCGCAGAAAAAGCGCAGCGACTGGAGATCCAGTTTGCCGACGGTCGCGTGATACTGGAGCGGGGCACATCAGGTGGTGCGGCACCACGCAAGGCCCCGCGCAAGCCAAAAGCGCCCGGGCAGGGGTCGCTTTTCTGA
- the purD gene encoding phosphoribosylamine--glycine ligase — MNILILGSGGREHALAWAVMQNPKCDRLIVAPGNAGIADIADCATLDIENGSAVVNFAEESAIDFVIIGPEAPLAAGVADRLRDAGILVFGPGAAAARLEASKSFTKEICDAAGAPTAAWGHFTDAKAARDYVRKQGAPIVIKADGLAAGKGVIIAQTAEEADAAIDDMFGGAFGDAGAEVVIEEFMEGEEASFFVLCDGETVLPVGTAQDHKRVGDGDTGPNTGGMGAYSPAPVMTDAVIETTLETIVRPTMAEMTARGMPYQGVLFVGLMIRDGVPRLVEYNVRFGDPECQVLMMRLGAQVLDLMHATAEARLSRTRVNWAEDHALTVVMATRGYPGAYEKGSEIRGLEALPEDSRRMVFHAGTGRTGGKLVAQGGRVLAVTCRAESLSAARDAAYAMVDDVDWPEGFCRSDIGWRAL; from the coding sequence ATGAACATTCTTATCCTTGGCAGTGGCGGGCGCGAACACGCTCTGGCCTGGGCGGTGATGCAGAACCCCAAATGCGACCGTCTGATCGTGGCGCCGGGCAATGCGGGGATTGCCGATATCGCCGACTGCGCAACGCTTGATATCGAAAACGGCAGCGCTGTGGTAAATTTCGCCGAAGAGAGTGCCATCGATTTTGTGATCATCGGCCCCGAGGCACCACTGGCCGCCGGCGTGGCCGACCGGCTGCGGGACGCGGGCATTCTGGTCTTCGGGCCGGGTGCGGCGGCCGCACGGCTTGAGGCGTCAAAGTCCTTCACCAAGGAGATCTGTGACGCGGCGGGCGCGCCGACGGCCGCCTGGGGCCACTTCACCGATGCAAAAGCTGCGCGTGACTATGTCCGCAAACAGGGTGCGCCGATTGTGATCAAGGCGGATGGGCTGGCGGCCGGCAAGGGCGTTATTATCGCACAAACCGCGGAAGAAGCAGACGCCGCGATTGACGATATGTTCGGCGGCGCCTTTGGCGACGCCGGTGCCGAGGTGGTGATTGAGGAGTTCATGGAGGGCGAAGAGGCATCTTTCTTTGTGCTCTGTGACGGCGAGACGGTGCTGCCCGTGGGCACGGCTCAGGACCACAAGCGCGTTGGTGACGGCGATACCGGGCCCAACACCGGCGGTATGGGGGCTTATTCGCCCGCACCGGTGATGACGGACGCGGTTATTGAAACCACCCTTGAGACGATTGTGCGTCCGACGATGGCGGAGATGACAGCGCGTGGTATGCCCTATCAGGGTGTCCTCTTTGTGGGGCTCATGATCAGGGACGGGGTGCCGCGGCTGGTGGAGTACAACGTCCGTTTCGGGGATCCGGAGTGCCAGGTACTTATGATGCGGCTTGGTGCTCAGGTGCTGGACCTGATGCATGCCACAGCAGAAGCGCGGCTTTCCCGGACGCGGGTAAACTGGGCGGAGGATCATGCGCTGACGGTGGTAATGGCCACGCGGGGCTATCCGGGCGCCTATGAAAAAGGCTCGGAGATCCGGGGCCTTGAGGCCCTGCCCGAGGACAGCCGCCGCATGGTTTTCCACGCCGGTACCGGGCGCACCGGGGGTAAGCTGGTCGCGCAGGGAGGTCGGGTTCTGGCCGTCACCTGCCGGGCCGAGAGCCTGAGTGCGGCGCGCGATGCAGCTTATGCCATGGTTGACGATGTGGACTGGCCGGAAGGCTTTTGCCGCAGCGATATCGGGTGGCGCGCCCTCTGA
- a CDS encoding FG-GAP repeat domain-containing protein gives MRGRARRLLSRLLAAPLRRALLALCLLHGPAFAGVTINAARYEGPTDRYAHAVLGDAVEYITLVLTLSDGTERRLSLPDDLVFEDTAPRLHDLNGDGAPEVVVVESSQTRGARLAVWGRDGRITATPFIGTRFRWLAPLGAADLDGDGTVEIAWIDRPHLAKTLRIWRYEQSALTEVASLAGYTNHRIGEHDIAGGIRMCGGFPEMILATADWSELVALRFDGAGIAGRTLGTDTRRPAFARAMVCAD, from the coding sequence ATGCGGGGCAGGGCGCGGCGTCTGCTGTCGCGCCTGCTGGCAGCGCCTTTGCGCCGCGCGCTGCTGGCGTTGTGCCTGTTGCACGGACCGGCCTTTGCCGGTGTTACCATCAACGCCGCCCGCTATGAGGGGCCGACCGACCGATATGCACATGCGGTGCTGGGCGATGCGGTAGAGTACATCACGCTGGTGCTGACGCTCTCAGACGGAACAGAACGTCGCCTGAGCCTGCCGGATGATCTGGTTTTCGAGGATACAGCGCCACGGTTGCACGATCTGAACGGCGATGGCGCACCGGAAGTCGTCGTGGTGGAAAGCAGCCAGACCCGTGGCGCACGGCTTGCCGTCTGGGGCCGCGACGGGCGGATCACGGCGACGCCCTTCATCGGCACACGGTTTCGCTGGCTGGCTCCTTTGGGGGCGGCCGATCTGGACGGTGACGGAACTGTGGAAATCGCCTGGATCGACCGGCCGCATCTCGCAAAGACCCTGCGCATCTGGCGATATGAGCAGAGCGCACTGACAGAGGTAGCCTCGCTTGCGGGCTATACCAACCACCGGATCGGAGAGCACGACATCGCAGGTGGGATACGCATGTGTGGTGGTTTCCCCGAGATGATCCTTGCCACGGCAGACTGGTCAGAGCTTGTGGCGCTCCGGTTTGACGGCGCAGGTATAGCGGGCCGTACTCTCGGCACCGACACCCGCCGCCCGGCTTTTGCCCGCGCAATGGTCTGCGCAGACTGA
- a CDS encoding 2Fe-2S iron-sulfur cluster-binding protein yields the protein MAKITYIEHGGTEHVVDVANGLTVMEGARDNNIPGIEADCGGACACSTCHVYVDPAWVEKLPAKEDMEEDMLDFAYEPDPARSRLTCQLKVTDALDGLVVQMPEKQI from the coding sequence GTGGCAAAGATTACCTATATCGAACACGGTGGCACCGAGCATGTGGTGGATGTCGCCAATGGTCTGACCGTGATGGAAGGCGCGCGGGACAATAACATTCCCGGGATCGAGGCCGATTGCGGCGGGGCCTGTGCCTGTTCGACCTGCCATGTCTATGTGGACCCGGCCTGGGTCGAGAAGCTGCCCGCCAAGGAAGACATGGAAGAGGACATGCTCGATTTCGCCTATGAGCCTGATCCTGCACGCTCGCGTCTGACCTGTCAGCTGAAGGTGACCGATGCGCTGGACGGGCTGGTCGTTCAGATGCCGGAAAAACAGATCTGA